One part of the Desulfonema ishimotonii genome encodes these proteins:
- a CDS encoding ParA family protein, with protein sequence MGKIITVASHKGGVGKTTTALNIGFSLSRFGQKVLLVDSDPQGGMTIASNLKKRTTLGMVSLLRNDVKPQEVVIPTRDGKMGVLGSGISEPEDVFLFEREARKGTLGKMITAISEGYDYTFIDAPAGVSGVTAALLGISSSVLVPISCQILAVRTLPVFLKLLQKIRRKVNPGLLLEGVVVTMIDDGEAGAEIFREIEENFPPSVLFGNMIPFDESFEIASMKSLPVGLLPGGEEAAQAYMDLAVEFKTREMNLNKKGTRDEDAEGLF encoded by the coding sequence ATGGGTAAAATTATTACCGTGGCAAGCCATAAGGGCGGTGTCGGCAAGACGACGACCGCATTGAATATCGGGTTCAGCCTGAGCCGCTTCGGGCAGAAGGTGCTGCTGGTCGATTCCGATCCCCAGGGGGGAATGACCATTGCCAGCAACCTGAAAAAGCGCACGACACTGGGGATGGTCAGCCTTTTGAGGAACGATGTGAAGCCCCAGGAGGTGGTCATTCCCACCAGGGATGGGAAAATGGGCGTTCTGGGGTCCGGCATTTCCGAGCCGGAGGATGTGTTCCTGTTTGAAAGAGAGGCCCGGAAGGGGACGCTGGGGAAGATGATCACCGCCATATCCGAGGGGTATGATTACACCTTTATCGATGCCCCCGCAGGCGTCAGCGGCGTCACGGCAGCGCTGCTGGGCATCAGCAGCAGCGTCCTGGTCCCCATCAGTTGCCAGATCCTTGCCGTCCGAACCCTTCCTGTCTTCCTGAAACTGCTTCAGAAGATCCGGCGCAAGGTCAATCCCGGACTGCTGCTGGAGGGCGTCGTGGTCACCATGATCGACGACGGAGAGGCCGGGGCTGAGATCTTCAGGGAGATCGAGGAGAATTTTCCGCCGTCGGTCCTGTTCGGAAACATGATTCCCTTTGACGAATCCTTTGAGATCGCCAGCATGAAATCCCTCCCGGTGGGGCTGCTGCCCGGCGGCGAAGAGGCGGCTCAGGCCTATATGGATTTGGCTGTGGAATTTAAAACCAGAGAAATGAATCTCAATAAGAAGGGAACCCGTGATGAAGATGCTGAAGGACTCTTCTGA
- a CDS encoding response regulator transcription factor, whose translation MAGYLILIIDDDPAQHMILGDYLRLAGYEVIHAENGEEGLTLLEARRPDLVLLDVQMPGMDGFQVIEKIRKNAANRNISVLFITALDRQHLKIKGLEQGADDYITKPFDRAELLARINAVLRRSDRSRHLEGVMEGDLADAGLSDLLQSMELSLKTAVIHLKDMDSEIVIRSGELLAARQGGFTGDEALIRMFLLESGYFSIKFNEIPPGITGSPRSLTSVLMNISNEVDEIRDIIRQLGVGDRRLIIADETAEFPELRKVREIMPATFTEIITAMDGDIRENIRLLVAASKKRKLKVERKS comes from the coding sequence TTGGCTGGATATCTGATTCTCATTATAGATGATGACCCGGCCCAGCACATGATCCTGGGCGATTATCTGCGGCTGGCGGGCTATGAGGTGATCCATGCGGAGAACGGCGAAGAGGGTCTGACACTCCTGGAGGCGCGCAGGCCCGACCTGGTCCTGCTGGATGTTCAGATGCCGGGGATGGACGGGTTTCAGGTGATTGAAAAAATCAGAAAGAACGCGGCAAACAGAAACATATCCGTTCTCTTCATCACGGCCCTGGACCGCCAGCATCTCAAAATCAAGGGGCTGGAACAGGGGGCGGATGACTACATCACCAAACCCTTTGACCGGGCAGAGCTGCTGGCCCGGATCAACGCGGTACTCCGGCGGTCGGACCGGAGCCGGCACCTGGAAGGGGTGATGGAGGGGGATCTGGCCGATGCCGGTCTTTCAGATCTGCTCCAGAGTATGGAACTGAGCCTGAAAACCGCTGTGATTCATCTGAAGGACATGGATTCGGAAATCGTCATCAGAAGCGGCGAACTGCTGGCGGCCCGGCAGGGCGGGTTTACGGGAGACGAGGCCCTGATCCGCATGTTTCTGCTGGAGAGCGGATATTTTTCCATCAAATTCAATGAGATTCCGCCGGGCATCACCGGCAGTCCCCGGTCCCTGACCTCGGTGCTGATGAACATCTCCAACGAAGTGGATGAGATCCGGGACATCATCCGCCAGCTGGGGGTCGGAGACCGGCGTCTGATCATTGCCGACGAGACTGCGGAGTTCCCGGAACTCCGAAAGGTCCGGGAGATCATGCCTGCGACATTTACCGAGATCATCACGGCAATGGACGGGGATATCCGGGAAAATATCAGGCTCCTGGTCGCGGCGTCGAAAAAGAGAAAGCTGAAAGTCGAAAGGAAAAGCTGA
- a CDS encoding MBL fold metallo-hydrolase → MITLFESDGHKNIMFNDLTSGAMVQANQHIIADGKACMVLDPGGHKVYAKLFPQISSVCPIDGLEHIFFSHQDPDIIAAANGWLMVTDATAWLPELWMRFLPHFGVDRLVMERVRPIPDQGMTLTLNGSPLRLIPAHFLHSPGNFQVYDPVSKILYSGDLGASLGNEYIFAEDFDAHIAYMEGFHKRYMPSGRALKMWVRMVRSLDVEMIAPQHGAVFSGREMVDRFIGWIDQLSCGLDLMDDAFVVPE, encoded by the coding sequence ATGATTACACTATTTGAATCGGACGGTCATAAAAATATCATGTTCAACGACCTGACCTCCGGGGCCATGGTCCAGGCCAACCAGCATATTATCGCGGACGGCAAAGCCTGCATGGTGCTGGACCCCGGCGGACACAAGGTCTATGCGAAGCTCTTTCCGCAGATCTCCTCCGTCTGTCCCATTGACGGTCTGGAGCATATTTTCTTCTCTCACCAGGACCCCGATATTATCGCGGCGGCCAACGGCTGGCTCATGGTGACGGATGCCACGGCCTGGCTGCCGGAACTCTGGATGCGGTTTCTCCCCCATTTCGGCGTGGACAGGCTGGTCATGGAGCGGGTCCGCCCCATCCCGGATCAGGGCATGACCCTGACGCTGAACGGCAGCCCCCTCAGACTGATACCGGCCCATTTTCTCCATTCGCCGGGCAACTTCCAGGTCTACGATCCCGTATCGAAGATCCTCTATTCCGGGGATCTGGGCGCGTCTCTGGGAAATGAGTATATCTTTGCAGAGGATTTTGACGCCCATATTGCCTATATGGAGGGGTTCCACAAACGCTATATGCCCTCAGGCAGGGCATTGAAGATGTGGGTGAGAATGGTTCGGTCTCTGGATGTTGAGATGATCGCCCCCCAGCACGGCGCGGTCTTCTCCGGCCGGGAGATGGTAGACCGGTTTATCGGCTGGATAGATCAACTGTCCTGCGGGCTTGACCTGATGGACGACGCCTTTGTCGTTCCCGAATGA
- a CDS encoding roadblock/LC7 domain-containing protein has protein sequence MSRTDDLNKALSDLQASSADVEACAVVSEDGLIIASSLPQGFEENHIAAMSAAMLSMGSRTASELNRGKIEQLFVKGENGYVIVMYAGPNAALLSMTRKEAKLGLIFLDMSRAADEVKEILT, from the coding sequence ATGTCCCGTACTGATGATTTAAATAAGGCACTGTCCGATCTTCAGGCCAGTTCCGCTGATGTCGAGGCCTGCGCCGTGGTTTCCGAAGACGGCCTGATCATCGCCAGCTCTCTGCCCCAGGGGTTTGAGGAAAATCATATTGCCGCCATGAGCGCCGCCATGCTCTCCATGGGGAGCCGGACCGCTTCGGAACTGAACCGGGGGAAGATCGAACAGCTTTTTGTCAAGGGGGAGAACGGCTACGTCATTGTCATGTATGCGGGCCCCAATGCGGCCCTGCTCTCCATGACCCGCAAGGAGGCCAAGCTGGGGCTGATTTTTCTGGACATGTCACGGGCTGCGGACGAAGTAAAAGAGATACTGACCTAA
- a CDS encoding MBL fold metallo-hydrolase, which produces MITLFESDTHKNLMFNDLSSGKMIQANQHVVVNNGEVMLLDPGGHKIHTRLLSGLSSAVQVSNIHHIFFSHQDPDIVAAANAWLMMTDARAYLPTIWTRFVAHFGVDDLSAKRVDTIPDEGMVITVGGDPLKVIPAHFLHSSGNFHVYDPVSKIFYSGDMGASPAAPYDAVEDFDAHIRYMEGFHRRYMPSSRAIRLWANMVRTLDIESLAPQHGAIFNTPALARQFIDWIEALPVGADIMDDVYRIPG; this is translated from the coding sequence ATGATCACGTTATTTGAATCGGATACCCATAAGAATCTCATGTTCAACGATCTGAGCAGCGGCAAAATGATACAGGCCAATCAGCATGTCGTTGTCAATAACGGGGAGGTGATGCTCCTCGATCCGGGCGGGCACAAGATTCATACCCGTCTTTTATCGGGACTTTCTTCGGCGGTTCAGGTCAGCAACATTCACCACATCTTTTTCTCCCACCAGGACCCGGATATCGTTGCGGCGGCCAACGCGTGGCTGATGATGACGGACGCACGGGCCTATCTGCCCACCATCTGGACCCGGTTTGTGGCCCATTTCGGCGTGGACGATCTCTCCGCAAAACGGGTGGACACCATCCCGGACGAGGGAATGGTGATCACGGTGGGCGGCGATCCCCTGAAAGTGATACCGGCCCATTTTCTCCACTCCTCCGGCAATTTCCACGTCTACGACCCGGTATCGAAAATTTTCTACAGCGGGGACATGGGCGCGTCTCCGGCAGCCCCCTACGACGCGGTGGAGGATTTTGATGCCCATATCCGGTACATGGAGGGGTTTCACAGGCGGTATATGCCGAGTTCCCGTGCCATAAGACTCTGGGCCAATATGGTGAGGACGCTTGATATCGAGAGCCTCGCCCCCCAGCACGGGGCCATCTTCAACACCCCGGCGCTGGCCCGGCAGTTTATCGACTGGATAGAAGCCCTGCCGGTGGGGGCGGATATTATGGACGATGTCTACCGTATTCCCGGTTAG
- a CDS encoding PAS domain-containing sensor histidine kinase, with protein sequence MLSEHFLTHCLSSDRKPLGEIRRQARYFSDQPFLKQLTDALSDIVLVLNEDRQIVLANRALLEGFDLREEEVLGFRPGETLDCIHAFESHGGCGTTEFCKTCGAAMSLHACRQGNADMQECRISRRNNIGALDLKVRSIPIAVRNEKFVIFVITDISHEKRRRALERIFFHDILNMAGNVRGLADLMESGFPEKRAQYADLLVKSADMLTREIHAQRDLSAAENNELPVHFSPVDSAEILARLVSLYQHHRVAGGRQIRIDDTSPKIAFTSDRTLLMRVLGNMMRNALEAAAPDETVTIGCEEHNGDIHFRVHNPGVIPHETQLRIFQRSFSTKGRDRGLGTYSMKLLSERYLRGRVFFVSSRETGTVFAACYPLSPDSDTSECPGSEVCK encoded by the coding sequence ATGTTATCAGAACATTTCCTGACCCATTGTCTCTCTTCAGACCGGAAACCCCTCGGCGAGATCCGCCGCCAGGCCCGGTATTTTTCAGATCAGCCTTTTTTAAAACAGCTCACTGATGCGCTGTCGGATATCGTTCTGGTTCTCAACGAAGACCGGCAGATTGTACTGGCGAACAGGGCGCTTTTGGAGGGCTTTGACCTGAGAGAAGAGGAGGTGCTGGGCTTCCGCCCCGGCGAAACCCTCGACTGCATCCACGCCTTTGAAAGCCACGGCGGCTGCGGAACAACGGAATTCTGCAAAACCTGTGGCGCGGCCATGTCCCTCCATGCGTGCCGGCAGGGCAACGCCGACATGCAGGAGTGCCGGATCTCCCGGAGAAACAATATCGGGGCATTGGATCTGAAGGTCAGATCCATACCGATCGCCGTCCGCAACGAGAAGTTTGTCATTTTCGTGATCACGGATATCAGCCATGAAAAACGGCGGCGGGCCCTGGAGCGGATTTTTTTCCACGACATCCTCAACATGGCGGGCAATGTCAGGGGGCTTGCCGACCTGATGGAATCCGGGTTTCCCGAAAAGAGAGCGCAATATGCCGACCTGCTGGTCAAAAGCGCGGACATGCTGACCCGGGAGATTCACGCCCAGCGCGACCTGAGCGCGGCGGAAAACAATGAACTCCCGGTTCACTTTTCCCCGGTTGATTCGGCTGAAATCCTGGCCCGGCTCGTCAGCCTCTATCAGCACCACCGCGTGGCCGGGGGACGGCAGATCCGCATTGATGACACGTCCCCGAAAATCGCCTTCACCAGCGACAGGACGCTGCTGATGCGGGTACTCGGCAATATGATGCGGAATGCCCTTGAGGCCGCCGCACCGGACGAGACCGTCACCATCGGCTGCGAGGAACACAATGGTGATATTCATTTCCGGGTCCATAACCCCGGGGTGATTCCCCATGAAACACAGCTTCGGATATTTCAGCGCTCCTTTTCCACCAAAGGCCGGGACCGGGGGCTGGGCACATACAGCATGAAACTGCTGAGCGAGCGGTATCTGAGGGGACGTGTTTTTTTCGTCTCATCCCGGGAGACCGGAACCGTTTTTGCGGCATGTTACCCCTTATCACCGGATTCGGATACGTCCGAATGTCCGGGAAGTGAGGTCTGTAAATGA
- a CDS encoding rhomboid family intramembrane serine protease has protein sequence MEDRPNAGLYRNIQIAFALITVLWLIYAINIVLPADLRCYGLKPRRTDGLPGIVLAPLLHASFRHLTGNSGPLFVLLVVSLTLSRSMTLAALFLITVLGGGGVWLFGTAGTVHVGASGLIFGLLGFTICIGIFQRRWKPLIFSLIVFFAYGGVLMSLFIHMPGVSWSSHFWGFISGVLAAWWLRKADIRHG, from the coding sequence ATGGAAGATCGCCCGAACGCCGGATTATACCGGAATATTCAGATTGCATTTGCCCTGATCACCGTTTTGTGGCTGATCTACGCCATCAACATCGTCCTGCCGGCTGACCTTCGCTGCTACGGCCTGAAGCCAAGGCGGACGGACGGTCTGCCGGGCATTGTTCTGGCCCCGCTGCTGCACGCCAGCTTCAGACATCTGACCGGCAACTCCGGCCCCCTGTTTGTGCTGCTGGTCGTATCTCTGACGCTGAGCCGCTCCATGACGCTGGCGGCCCTCTTTCTTATCACCGTTCTGGGGGGCGGCGGCGTCTGGCTCTTCGGCACGGCAGGCACCGTCCATGTGGGGGCCAGCGGCCTGATTTTCGGGTTGCTTGGCTTTACCATATGCATCGGTATCTTTCAGCGCCGATGGAAACCGCTGATCTTCTCCCTCATTGTCTTTTTTGCCTATGGCGGCGTGCTGATGTCACTCTTCATCCACATGCCCGGCGTGAGCTGGAGCAGCCATTTCTGGGGATTTATCAGCGGCGTTCTGGCGGCCTGGTGGCTGCGCAAAGCGGACATCCGGCACGGATGA
- the sixA gene encoding phosphohistidine phosphatase SixA gives MALFLVQHGKNLPKEADPEKGLSPEGIADVRRIAQVAGGYGVRVSKILHSGKKRAFQTAEIFAEALSPAEGMAGTAGLKPTDDPEAFAEKFRPEDNVMLVGHLPFMEKMAGFLITGDPGLPVFQFQNGGIVCLDTYPGTEDWVIRWALMPRIG, from the coding sequence ATGGCACTTTTTCTTGTACAGCACGGTAAAAATCTTCCGAAGGAGGCGGACCCGGAGAAGGGGCTTTCCCCGGAGGGGATCGCGGATGTGAGACGGATTGCCCAAGTGGCTGGCGGATACGGGGTGCGGGTTTCAAAGATTCTGCACAGCGGAAAAAAGCGGGCCTTTCAGACAGCGGAAATTTTTGCCGAAGCCCTGTCTCCGGCAGAGGGGATGGCCGGGACCGCCGGGCTGAAGCCGACGGATGATCCGGAGGCCTTTGCGGAAAAATTCCGGCCCGAAGATAATGTGATGCTGGTGGGACACCTGCCCTTTATGGAAAAAATGGCTGGCTTTCTGATTACCGGCGACCCGGGCCTGCCGGTATTTCAATTTCAGAACGGCGGCATCGTCTGTCTGGATACATACCCCGGAACAGAGGACTGGGTCATCAGGTGGGCGCTCATGCCCCGGATCGGATAA
- a CDS encoding exopolyphosphatase, which yields MRIVTRPDFDGIVCAALLYETEKISEPVHWVEPNDMQKGRVEVREGDIIANLPYNKNCAMWFDHHYTNRPDTPFEGSFAIAPSAAGLVFEYYKDKFQRDYTELIRETDRIDSADLTLDEVLRPEDYPYILLSMTISGRDHSDQRYWERLIQLLRNCDIDDILRDPEVRERCETVVEQNRAYQTALRQHTTCKQHVTITDFRSYKKTPRGNRFLIYSLFPEAVVSVSIRRDIHDREKIIVGLGHSIFNRNCHVNVGLLLSRFGGGGHRGAGSCTVREDRAESCIAEIVDTLMANQPNE from the coding sequence ATGAGAATTGTAACGCGCCCCGATTTTGACGGTATCGTCTGCGCTGCCCTTCTGTACGAAACAGAGAAAATCAGCGAACCGGTTCACTGGGTGGAGCCCAATGATATGCAGAAAGGCCGGGTGGAGGTCCGGGAGGGCGACATTATCGCCAATCTGCCCTATAATAAGAACTGCGCCATGTGGTTTGACCACCACTACACCAACCGGCCCGATACCCCGTTTGAGGGGAGTTTCGCCATCGCGCCGTCAGCGGCAGGGCTTGTGTTTGAATATTATAAGGACAAATTTCAGCGGGATTATACCGAACTGATCCGGGAGACAGACCGGATTGATTCCGCCGACCTGACCCTTGACGAGGTTCTCCGTCCGGAAGACTATCCGTATATTCTGCTCTCCATGACGATCTCAGGACGCGATCATTCCGATCAGAGGTACTGGGAGCGGCTGATTCAGCTGCTCCGGAACTGCGATATTGACGATATCCTCAGAGACCCGGAGGTCCGGGAGCGGTGTGAGACGGTTGTGGAGCAGAACAGGGCGTATCAGACCGCCCTGCGGCAACACACAACGTGCAAACAGCATGTGACCATTACGGACTTCAGAAGCTATAAAAAAACGCCGCGCGGCAACCGGTTTCTGATCTACTCCCTCTTTCCCGAAGCCGTGGTCAGCGTCAGCATCCGCCGGGATATCCATGACAGAGAAAAGATCATCGTCGGCCTGGGCCACAGTATTTTCAACAGGAACTGCCACGTCAATGTCGGGCTGCTGCTGTCGCGCTTCGGGGGCGGCGGCCACCGGGGGGCCGGTTCCTGCACGGTCCGTGAAGACAGGGCCGAAAGCTGTATTGCCGAGATCGTTGACACGCTGATGGCCAATCAGCCCAACGAGTAG
- a CDS encoding DEAD/DEAH box helicase, with the protein MPEIKADLFERLKRKKAFVRQAGTAQPVFFKLSSDENGVWVEPVSSRGKPAEISYEYYSGPVRDLLKSLDTVRSRNHFRIDWEMPSDRIYLAENEYLIWQLQRCDNVVDENLRPIRFTEDPARITVTIEEKKGTPESRVALSARGAEMRNFVFLNEGHVLAGGTVWPVKPLGENFRELPLFETRLLPAQLEQYLSLLFSCFRNLSVRYGEYKLTYGTPKPTQPTLIFERIDPDNALYLRIATAMPGFDADFFESYDISRIAVLNELEKKIVVRDVLYGEITSCFADVTRLLRKHKRALKNTDFFVDDNLFIIRESLAREFIHRELPHLITRYAILGAEKLKSYKIRAVTPRLDLRLSHGIDFLEGDANLEIEGQFISLFDALGQYRKNAYIALSDGTHAIVNKSYMDRLSRIFKKRKEKVSVSFFDLPIVEEMIDRQLAEASFKKSREIFLGFNTIKDADTRLPELNATLRGYQVQGYKWLSYLRKHGLGGCLADDMGLGKTLQAIALLADAYPGEPKPSLIVMPKSLLFNWENEIARFRPELSCHIYHGLNRNLDEARTKQLILTTYAMVRNDIEKLTETEFYYVILDESQNIKNIQSQTSRAAMLLKSDHRLALSGTPIENNLGELYALFRFLNPAMFGSSDEFNRYYATPIQKEDDKDALRELKKKIYPFILRRLKTDVLKDLPDKIEQTLYVEMSGEQKRVYEQRRQFYYDSVRSQIAQNGIRKSQFFILQALSELRQLASVPESKTGNRIVSPKREVLLEHITDLIAGNHKVLIFANYLNALGCAAEDLDAAGIDYLIMTGATRNRKSLVERFQSDETYRVFLMTLKTGGIGLNLTAADYIFIYDPWWNRAAENQAIDRTHRIGQKKTVFSYKLITRGTIEEKILELQNVKSQLLTA; encoded by the coding sequence ATGCCCGAAATCAAAGCCGATCTTTTTGAGCGTCTTAAACGGAAAAAGGCCTTTGTCCGGCAGGCCGGAACGGCCCAGCCGGTTTTTTTCAAATTATCATCCGATGAGAACGGCGTCTGGGTCGAACCCGTCAGCAGCCGGGGGAAACCTGCGGAGATCTCGTATGAATACTACAGCGGCCCGGTCCGCGACCTTCTGAAATCCCTTGACACCGTCAGAAGCCGGAACCACTTCCGCATTGACTGGGAAATGCCGTCTGACCGGATCTACCTTGCGGAAAACGAATATCTGATCTGGCAGTTGCAGCGGTGTGACAATGTGGTGGACGAAAACCTCCGGCCCATCCGCTTCACCGAAGATCCGGCCCGGATCACCGTAACCATCGAAGAAAAAAAGGGAACCCCGGAAAGCAGGGTTGCGCTCTCGGCCCGGGGGGCGGAGATGCGGAACTTCGTCTTTCTGAACGAGGGCCATGTGCTGGCCGGGGGGACCGTCTGGCCGGTAAAGCCCCTGGGGGAAAATTTCAGGGAACTGCCCCTGTTTGAAACCCGGCTGCTCCCGGCGCAGCTTGAGCAATACCTCTCCCTGCTCTTCTCCTGTTTCCGCAACCTGTCGGTCCGCTACGGGGAGTACAAACTCACTTACGGCACCCCCAAACCGACGCAGCCCACCCTGATTTTCGAGCGGATCGACCCGGACAACGCGCTCTATCTGCGGATCGCCACCGCCATGCCCGGCTTTGACGCGGATTTTTTCGAGTCCTATGATATCAGCCGCATCGCCGTCCTCAACGAGCTGGAAAAGAAGATCGTGGTCCGGGACGTGCTTTACGGGGAGATCACCTCCTGTTTCGCCGACGTCACCAGACTGCTGCGGAAACACAAAAGAGCGCTGAAGAACACGGATTTCTTTGTTGACGACAACCTCTTTATCATCCGGGAATCCCTGGCAAGGGAATTTATCCACCGGGAACTGCCCCACCTCATCACCCGGTACGCCATTCTGGGGGCGGAGAAGCTGAAATCCTATAAAATCCGGGCGGTCACGCCCCGGCTGGACCTCCGCCTCTCCCACGGCATCGACTTCCTGGAGGGGGACGCGAACCTGGAGATCGAGGGCCAGTTTATTTCACTGTTCGACGCCCTGGGCCAGTACCGGAAAAACGCCTACATCGCCCTCAGTGACGGCACCCATGCCATTGTCAACAAGAGCTATATGGACCGGCTGAGCCGGATCTTCAAAAAGCGGAAGGAGAAGGTCAGCGTCTCCTTTTTTGACCTGCCCATTGTTGAAGAGATGATCGACCGGCAACTGGCCGAAGCCTCTTTTAAAAAATCAAGGGAGATCTTTCTGGGGTTCAACACCATAAAAGACGCCGACACCCGGCTGCCCGAACTGAACGCAACGCTCCGGGGCTATCAGGTACAGGGGTATAAATGGCTCTCCTATCTCCGCAAACACGGGCTGGGCGGCTGTCTGGCCGACGACATGGGGCTGGGCAAAACCCTTCAGGCCATTGCCCTGCTGGCCGACGCCTACCCCGGTGAGCCAAAGCCCTCCCTCATCGTCATGCCCAAAAGTCTGCTGTTCAACTGGGAGAACGAAATCGCCCGGTTCAGGCCGGAACTCTCCTGCCATATCTATCACGGCCTGAACCGGAATCTGGACGAGGCCAGAACAAAGCAGCTGATCCTGACCACCTACGCGATGGTCCGAAACGACATCGAAAAGCTCACGGAAACGGAATTTTATTACGTCATCCTGGATGAATCCCAGAACATCAAAAACATCCAGTCCCAGACCTCCAGGGCGGCAATGCTTCTGAAGTCTGATCACCGCCTGGCCCTGAGCGGCACGCCCATCGAAAACAACCTGGGGGAGCTCTATGCCCTGTTCCGTTTCCTCAACCCGGCCATGTTCGGCTCTTCGGATGAGTTCAACCGGTATTATGCAACTCCCATCCAGAAAGAGGATGACAAAGATGCCCTGCGGGAGCTGAAGAAAAAAATCTACCCCTTCATCCTGAGACGGCTCAAAACCGATGTGCTGAAAGATCTGCCGGACAAAATCGAGCAGACCCTTTATGTGGAGATGAGCGGGGAGCAGAAGCGGGTTTACGAGCAGCGCAGGCAGTTTTATTACGACTCGGTCCGGTCCCAGATCGCACAGAACGGCATTCGGAAATCCCAGTTTTTCATCCTCCAGGCCCTGAGTGAACTGCGACAGCTCGCCTCCGTGCCGGAGTCGAAAACCGGGAACCGGATTGTCTCCCCCAAACGGGAGGTGCTGCTGGAGCATATCACCGACCTGATCGCCGGCAACCACAAGGTGCTGATCTTTGCCAACTACCTGAACGCCCTGGGCTGTGCGGCTGAGGATCTGGACGCGGCCGGGATCGACTACCTGATCATGACCGGCGCGACGCGGAACCGGAAAAGCCTTGTGGAGCGGTTCCAGAGCGATGAGACATACCGGGTCTTCCTGATGACCCTGAAAACCGGCGGCATCGGCCTCAATCTCACGGCGGCAGACTATATCTTTATCTATGATCCGTGGTGGAACAGGGCGGCTGAGAACCAGGCCATTGACCGGACCCACCGCATCGGGCAGAAGAAGACCGTCTTCAGCTACAAGCTCATTACCCGCGGGACCATTGAGGAAAAGATTCTGGAATTGCAGAACGTGAAAAGTCAGCTTTTGACAGCCTGA